A stretch of Microbacterium sp. LWH3-1.2 DNA encodes these proteins:
- a CDS encoding NADP-dependent oxidoreductase: MRIRPLRSAPDTPLAPVEAPPTDMRAMVVDAAGGADALHAASVPVPSPVLSEVLVRVVAAGVNPIDAKTRGGRGVSGAIAAYPATLGYDFSGIVVKSPYEAHPFAPGTEVFGMTSFPRTGGSYAEYVVAPSLSVARKPSSLSHVEAAGVPLAALTAWGLVVETAHAHEGQRMLIHAGSGGVGHFAVQFAAYFGAHVTVTASARNASWLRELGAAVVVDYTTARFEEVVGEVDVVIDLVGNVHSETGTRSLEVLRTGGLYVLVPTGSWPGYAEAAAEAGVRTTSYKVVPDGGALATIGRLLDSGSVQVYIDQVFDLAEAPAAHRAIETGHTRGKVVLRVSDG, encoded by the coding sequence ATGAGGATCCGACCGCTGCGATCGGCGCCCGACACCCCGCTCGCCCCCGTCGAGGCGCCGCCCACCGACATGCGGGCGATGGTCGTGGACGCCGCGGGCGGCGCCGACGCGCTGCACGCAGCATCCGTTCCCGTCCCCTCGCCGGTGCTGAGCGAGGTGCTCGTCCGCGTCGTCGCCGCAGGCGTCAACCCGATCGACGCCAAGACGCGCGGCGGCAGGGGCGTCTCCGGAGCGATCGCGGCGTACCCCGCGACCCTGGGCTACGACTTCAGCGGCATCGTCGTGAAGAGCCCCTACGAGGCGCACCCCTTCGCCCCTGGCACCGAGGTGTTCGGCATGACCTCGTTCCCGCGCACCGGCGGCTCGTACGCCGAGTACGTCGTGGCGCCCTCGCTCTCGGTCGCCCGCAAGCCCTCCTCCCTGTCGCATGTCGAGGCAGCAGGCGTGCCGCTCGCGGCGCTCACCGCCTGGGGTCTCGTGGTCGAGACCGCGCACGCGCACGAGGGGCAGCGCATGCTGATCCATGCGGGCAGCGGAGGGGTCGGCCACTTCGCGGTGCAGTTCGCCGCCTACTTCGGTGCGCACGTCACCGTGACCGCCTCCGCTCGCAATGCGTCGTGGCTTCGCGAACTCGGCGCCGCAGTCGTGGTCGACTACACGACCGCGCGATTCGAGGAGGTCGTCGGCGAGGTGGACGTCGTCATCGACCTCGTCGGCAACGTCCACTCCGAGACCGGCACGCGCTCGCTCGAGGTGTTGCGCACCGGCGGGCTCTACGTGCTCGTGCCGACCGGTTCCTGGCCGGGCTATGCCGAGGCTGCGGCAGAAGCGGGCGTGCGCACCACCTCGTACAAGGTGGTTCCCGACGGCGGGGCGCTCGCGACGATCGGCCGTCTGCTGGACTCCGGCTCGGTGCAGGTCTACATCGATCAGGTCTTCGACCTCGCCGAGGCCCCCGCCGCGCACCGCGCGATCGAGACGGGACACACGCGCGGGAAGGTCGTTCTCCGCGTCAGCGACGGCTGA